In a single window of the Flavivirga spongiicola genome:
- a CDS encoding FKBP-type peptidyl-prolyl cis-trans isomerase: MKLRKIALIALCLAVCFLSCNKDDDDGTVPVVEVRDRGEQQDKDKDSLLKYFATHYYNSSEFEAITNPTIADLKITKLADGADVPDGSTLLEKAMETNLETKEVVFADTNYEYYILKLKQGGGVESPTFADNVVVKYEGFTLDDAIFDSAVSPIGFDLTTLVPGWRKVFPQFNIAESFVENGDGTVSFVNQGIGVMFLPSGLGYFSQAQAGIPAYAPIIFKFELLQTSQNDHDNDGIPSYLEDIDGDGEVFDENTDEDFDARAGFIYNYIDSDDDGDGVLTRNELERITYVVDTNQGEQEPVLDEKVEFEVERSDNAGVITIKTLKIVDSNNNDVDDYLEKDVTTNYNE, from the coding sequence ATGAAATTAAGAAAAATAGCTTTAATTGCGTTATGTTTAGCTGTATGCTTTTTATCCTGTAATAAAGATGATGATGATGGTACGGTTCCTGTTGTTGAAGTTAGGGATAGAGGGGAACAACAAGATAAAGATAAAGATTCATTGTTGAAGTATTTTGCAACGCATTATTACAATTCAAGTGAATTTGAAGCGATTACAAATCCAACGATTGCTGATTTAAAAATCACCAAACTTGCAGATGGAGCAGATGTTCCTGATGGTAGTACATTACTTGAAAAGGCAATGGAAACGAATTTGGAAACTAAAGAGGTTGTTTTTGCAGATACAAATTATGAGTATTATATACTAAAATTAAAACAAGGAGGAGGCGTTGAATCACCAACATTTGCAGATAATGTCGTGGTGAAATATGAAGGTTTTACTTTAGATGATGCGATTTTTGATAGTGCAGTAAGCCCTATAGGGTTTGATTTAACGACATTAGTGCCCGGCTGGAGAAAAGTATTCCCTCAATTTAATATAGCAGAAAGTTTTGTCGAGAATGGAGATGGCACTGTTAGTTTTGTAAATCAAGGTATAGGCGTTATGTTTTTACCTTCTGGGTTGGGATATTTTTCACAAGCTCAAGCTGGAATTCCAGCTTATGCTCCGATTATTTTTAAGTTTGAATTGTTACAAACGTCACAAAATGACCATGATAATGATGGTATTCCTTCTTATTTGGAAGATATAGACGGAGATGGAGAAGTTTTTGATGAAAATACTGATGAGGATTTTGACGCTCGTGCTGGTTTTATATACAATTATATAGATTCTGATGACGATGGCGATGGTGTTTTAACCAGAAATGAATTAGAGCGAATAACTTATGTGGTTGACACAAATCAAGGAGAACAAGAACCTGTGCTCGATGAAAAGGTTGAGTTTGAAGTCGAAAGATCTGATAATGCAGGTGTGATTACTATAAAAACGTTAAAGATTGTAGATTCTAACAATAATGATGTTGATGATTATTTAGAGAAAGATGTAACCACCAACTATAATGAATAA
- a CDS encoding RNA-binding S4 domain-containing protein — MRIDKYLWCIRYYKTRTLATTACKKGQVRVNQEIVKPSREVYAQDTIELRKNQINYKLTVNDIPESRVGAKLVDIYRTDITPKEQFEAQELLKYSKDYYRKKGVGRPTKKDRRDIDDFTDENFNHKDD; from the coding sequence ATGCGAATTGATAAGTATTTATGGTGTATTAGGTATTACAAAACAAGAACACTTGCTACAACTGCTTGTAAAAAAGGTCAGGTACGAGTAAATCAGGAAATTGTTAAACCTAGTAGAGAAGTTTATGCTCAAGACACTATCGAATTAAGAAAGAACCAAATAAACTATAAACTTACTGTAAATGATATTCCAGAAAGTAGAGTTGGTGCCAAGTTAGTTGATATTTATAGAACAGATATTACGCCCAAAGAACAATTTGAGGCCCAAGAGCTTTTAAAATATTCTAAGGATTATTATAGAAAAAAAGGAGTTGGTAGACCTACTAAAAAAGATAGAAGAGATATTGATGATTTTACAGATGAAAATTTTAATCACAAAGATGACTAA
- a CDS encoding phosphoribosyltransferase domain-containing protein translates to MAVKNNIILNHNEINHKIRRIAFQIYENNVNEKEVILAGIDKNGYVFAKKLKTVLQKISEINPVLCKVTIDKKNPSAAIETSISSDDYKNKSLVLVDDVLNSGTTLIYGVRHFLNVPLKQFKTAVLVNRNHKKYPVKADFKGISLSTSLHEHVHVVLEGKAFEAVLE, encoded by the coding sequence ATGGCTGTTAAGAATAACATCATCCTTAATCATAACGAAATCAATCATAAAATAAGACGTATTGCTTTTCAGATATATGAAAACAATGTCAATGAAAAAGAAGTTATTCTTGCTGGTATTGATAAAAATGGTTATGTATTTGCAAAAAAATTAAAAACTGTACTTCAAAAAATATCTGAGATAAATCCTGTACTATGTAAAGTAACTATTGATAAAAAGAATCCTTCTGCTGCTATTGAAACCTCTATTTCATCAGACGATTATAAGAACAAGTCTTTAGTACTGGTTGATGATGTTTTAAATTCCGGTACTACTTTGATTTATGGTGTTAGACATTTTTTAAATGTTCCACTTAAACAATTTAAAACAGCCGTTTTGGTAAACAGAAACCATAAAAAATATCCTGTAAAAGCAGACTTTAAAGGAATTTCTTTATCTACTTCTCTACATGAACATGTACATGTGGTTTTGGAAGGCAAAGCTTTTGAAGCTGTTCTAGAATAA
- a CDS encoding shikimate kinase, protein MIVVLIGYMASGKSTLGRILAKKLNYDFIDLDDYIEEKEQLLVSDIFKSKGEIYFRKIETLYLKELLDNKTKLVLSLGGGTPCYSNNMDFIRSKVGVKSIYLKASIPTLVTRLKKEKSKRPLIAHLETDELFTEFIGKHLFERSQFYSLSEVTITSDNKTEEDIIEELVLQLF, encoded by the coding sequence ATGATTGTAGTTTTAATTGGGTATATGGCTTCAGGAAAGTCGACTTTAGGTAGAATTTTAGCAAAAAAATTAAACTATGATTTTATAGATCTAGATGATTATATAGAAGAAAAAGAGCAATTACTAGTTAGTGACATTTTTAAATCTAAAGGCGAAATATATTTTAGAAAGATAGAAACATTGTATCTAAAAGAACTTTTAGATAATAAAACTAAATTAGTTTTATCGCTAGGAGGGGGGACGCCATGCTATAGTAATAATATGGATTTTATTAGAAGTAAAGTTGGTGTAAAGAGTATTTATTTAAAAGCTTCAATACCTACTTTGGTAACAAGGCTAAAAAAAGAAAAGAGTAAGCGCCCACTAATTGCTCATCTTGAAACAGACGAATTATTTACAGAGTTTATTGGAAAACACCTTTTTGAACGTTCTCAATTTTATAGCTTATCTGAAGTTACTATAACAAGTGATAACAAAACAGAAGAAGATATTATTGAAGAACTAGTATTACAATTATTCTAG
- a CDS encoding class I SAM-dependent methyltransferase encodes MKRENNGGNKKIIKKYFFQQFQKPTGYIGSLIGKLMNIKNSERINYTIEKVNPIELETILEIGYGSGLAINRICEKSDPQLVFGVDHSEIMHKQACKLNKKYIDKNKVRLYCCELEDIINELPWFDTIFLSNVHLFWNNPVKKFILINSLLEPHGDFILTYQPHEAKNEAQIKKIAKEIAIQLKEAGFSYIGIEYKKMKPVTCIAITASMEDN; translated from the coding sequence TTGAAAAGAGAAAACAATGGAGGAAACAAAAAGATAATTAAAAAGTATTTTTTTCAACAGTTTCAAAAACCAACAGGCTATATAGGAAGCCTCATAGGAAAGTTAATGAACATAAAAAATAGTGAAAGAATAAACTATACCATAGAAAAAGTAAACCCTATTGAACTTGAAACGATTTTAGAAATTGGCTATGGTTCTGGTCTGGCTATCAATAGAATTTGTGAAAAATCTGACCCCCAACTTGTATTTGGTGTTGACCACTCAGAGATTATGCATAAACAAGCCTGTAAGTTAAATAAAAAATATATTGATAAAAACAAGGTCAGGTTATATTGTTGTGAATTAGAAGATATAATAAATGAATTACCTTGGTTTGATACTATATTCTTATCAAATGTGCATTTGTTTTGGAACAATCCAGTGAAAAAATTTATACTAATAAATAGCCTTTTGGAACCCCACGGAGATTTTATTTTAACTTATCAGCCTCATGAGGCGAAAAATGAGGCTCAAATAAAAAAGATAGCAAAAGAAATAGCAATTCAGCTAAAAGAAGCAGGTTTTTCTTATATAGGAATTGAATATAAAAAAATGAAACCCGTAACGTGTATAGCTATTACCGCGTCTATGGAAGATAATTAA
- a CDS encoding helix-turn-helix domain-containing protein: protein MAYKGHALELFFSSNHPSEWLKNISKQFGQDIVDNSIEFPRPLGIGSIVQYEIEEGLAVTIIQGKLSKPVIAVRTAVNDSEYYPIIFYASESEVFQTVDAQALNTNLESPYGIFFASPQIGSRIHFPKTQSLTLLTITVSKKWLNKIFIGFRSLTISQQINQQIPFYFFESFDYTLKSILTNLLEHSFKSPTHINYLKAKTLEALTLFFDRLENRKLGNERFDLNILDVEHLFEVRKEMLKDLSNFSSVSLLASKANMSESKFQKSYKKVFGLSPYQDFQKERMLYALELLRTCRHTVTQVGYEIGYSNISHFIDAFKKQFGNTPNEILILEKRKN, encoded by the coding sequence ATGGCATATAAAGGACACGCATTAGAACTTTTTTTTTCATCAAACCATCCTTCCGAATGGCTTAAAAATATAAGTAAACAGTTTGGTCAGGATATAGTTGATAATAGTATTGAATTTCCTAGACCTTTGGGAATTGGAAGTATAGTACAATATGAAATTGAGGAAGGGTTGGCTGTCACTATCATTCAGGGAAAGTTAAGTAAACCTGTTATTGCTGTTAGAACAGCAGTAAACGATAGTGAATATTATCCCATTATTTTCTATGCTTCTGAAAGTGAAGTGTTTCAAACGGTAGATGCTCAAGCTCTTAATACCAATCTAGAATCTCCTTATGGTATTTTCTTTGCCTCTCCGCAAATAGGAAGTCGTATCCATTTTCCAAAAACCCAGTCATTAACGTTGTTAACCATTACGGTTTCAAAGAAGTGGCTCAATAAAATATTTATTGGCTTTCGGAGTTTAACAATAAGCCAACAAATTAATCAACAAATACCTTTTTATTTTTTTGAATCTTTCGATTATACGCTTAAATCTATTTTAACAAACTTATTAGAGCATTCATTTAAATCACCTACACATATAAACTACCTTAAGGCTAAAACCTTAGAGGCTCTTACGCTCTTCTTTGATAGATTGGAAAATAGAAAACTTGGCAATGAACGCTTTGATTTGAACATTTTAGATGTAGAGCATCTGTTTGAAGTAAGGAAAGAAATGCTAAAAGACCTTTCTAATTTTTCATCTGTTTCCCTATTGGCTTCAAAGGCCAACATGAGTGAGAGTAAATTTCAGAAAAGTTATAAGAAAGTGTTTGGTTTATCTCCCTATCAGGATTTTCAAAAAGAGCGAATGTTGTATGCACTGGAACTTTTACGTACTTGCAGGCATACGGTTACACAAGTTGGCTATGAAATAGGGTATTCTAATATTAGCCACTTTATTGATGCTTTTAAGAAACAATTTGGAAATACACCAAATGAAATTCTTATTCTCGAAAAGCGAAAGAATTAA
- a CDS encoding SPL family radical SAM protein, with translation MTKEIQVKSVLNKTKKRDKWFLDDYTFNPYSSCSFNCLYCYIRGSKYGFNLEQSLSVKTNAIELLDKQLANRAKKKQYGIIVLSSVTDPYLQIEKKYRLTQQALEVIHKHKFPVHIITKSDMIVRDFELLKEIERDAILPSDLPQLKKGVIISFSFSTIQDEVAKIFEPGATLPSKRLLTLQNTINQGFFTGVSLMPLIPYISDTSEQLHQSFSLFKKIGIDYIFPATITLFGNGKADSKTLMLNAIKKHYPELIEKYEKFFTANNTQMPNYYQVAFRKKMNDLCKLYELNNNILIAAANKKGV, from the coding sequence ATGACAAAAGAAATTCAGGTTAAATCCGTCTTAAACAAGACAAAGAAAAGAGACAAATGGTTTCTAGACGACTATACCTTCAACCCGTATAGCAGTTGCTCATTTAATTGCCTGTATTGTTATATAAGAGGAAGCAAGTATGGCTTTAACTTAGAACAAAGTTTGTCAGTTAAGACCAACGCTATAGAATTATTGGATAAGCAATTAGCAAACCGAGCGAAGAAAAAGCAATATGGAATCATAGTACTTTCCTCAGTTACCGACCCATATCTTCAAATTGAGAAAAAATATAGGTTGACACAGCAGGCTTTAGAAGTAATTCATAAGCACAAGTTTCCAGTTCATATTATTACAAAGTCAGATATGATAGTACGTGATTTTGAACTATTGAAAGAAATAGAAAGAGACGCTATACTACCATCAGATTTGCCCCAATTAAAAAAAGGAGTAATCATTAGTTTTTCGTTCTCAACAATACAAGATGAAGTCGCAAAGATTTTTGAACCAGGAGCAACTTTACCTTCCAAAAGATTATTAACCTTACAAAACACCATCAATCAAGGATTCTTTACAGGAGTGAGTTTGATGCCATTAATTCCATATATATCAGACACGTCAGAACAATTACATCAATCATTTTCCTTGTTCAAAAAGATTGGCATTGACTACATTTTTCCAGCGACTATCACTTTATTTGGGAATGGAAAAGCTGATAGTAAAACATTGATGTTGAATGCTATAAAAAAACACTATCCAGAACTAATAGAAAAATATGAAAAGTTTTTTACAGCAAATAATACCCAAATGCCAAATTATTATCAAGTAGCCTTCCGTAAAAAAATGAATGACCTTTGTAAATTGTATGAATTAAATAATAATATCTTAATTGCAGCAGCTAACAAAAAAGGTGTATAG
- a CDS encoding DNA alkylation repair protein, with amino-acid sequence MNIVTRKSEIKIYLSNCIQAYHQKGITACLAELSNQILNRKVKFPLLEFCAHELSREIKENEQILLCDKIEALKTEGGNVILGIILQNRLEDHFEESLDKTTEYTSKADIWYVCDIIGERTYGYALRHYPKKTIPVMTKLSNHPKKWVIRSLGAGVHNAVRKGLDKQHVATVFLILISMANTQEKEIRQGVGWAAKTTARFHPDVIEQYHAEIHNQEKVANWFRRKIIIGLERHNYDKRNSG; translated from the coding sequence ATGAACATAGTAACCAGAAAAAGCGAAATAAAGATATACCTAAGCAACTGCATACAAGCATATCACCAAAAAGGAATCACAGCTTGTTTAGCAGAGCTAAGTAACCAAATATTAAACAGGAAAGTGAAATTTCCTCTACTTGAATTCTGTGCACATGAGTTGTCACGAGAAATAAAAGAAAATGAGCAAATTCTGTTATGCGATAAAATAGAAGCTTTAAAGACAGAGGGAGGCAATGTTATCCTTGGGATTATACTACAAAATAGACTTGAAGATCATTTTGAGGAATCCCTAGACAAAACCACTGAATACACTTCAAAAGCCGATATTTGGTATGTATGTGATATAATAGGCGAAAGAACTTACGGTTATGCGCTGCGACACTACCCGAAAAAAACCATTCCTGTGATGACAAAACTTTCAAATCACCCGAAAAAATGGGTTATACGATCATTAGGAGCAGGAGTGCATAATGCCGTTAGAAAAGGATTGGACAAGCAACATGTAGCCACTGTATTTTTAATTCTTATTTCAATGGCAAACACCCAAGAAAAAGAAATACGACAAGGAGTTGGTTGGGCAGCAAAAACTACAGCAAGATTTCACCCTGATGTTATTGAACAATACCATGCGGAAATTCACAATCAAGAAAAAGTAGCCAATTGGTTTCGAAGAAAAATCATTATTGGTCTTGAAAGACATAATTATGACAAAAGAAATTCAGGTTAA
- a CDS encoding DUF2867 domain-containing protein: MKIPADSILNISKHTHDYVSSFQGCYRDCNNLITSADVGRAFFGSIPKWINLLIIFRDKVVGIFGIKKVGNIKVQEKQLTNFKCEQGEQIGLFKVIFRNNKEVILGEDDSHLNFRVSLYSEMDKIQHTKKRLTLTIVVEFKNWFGKLYFLPIRPFHKIFGPSLLKGILKEIEILTIKDICNA; encoded by the coding sequence ATGAAAATTCCAGCAGATTCAATATTAAATATTTCAAAACACACACACGATTATGTTAGCAGTTTCCAAGGGTGTTATAGAGATTGTAATAATTTAATAACATCAGCTGATGTTGGAAGGGCTTTTTTTGGAAGCATACCCAAATGGATTAACCTATTAATAATATTTCGAGACAAAGTTGTTGGGATATTTGGGATTAAGAAGGTAGGGAATATAAAGGTCCAAGAAAAACAGTTAACCAATTTTAAATGTGAGCAAGGAGAACAAATAGGACTTTTTAAAGTGATTTTTAGAAATAACAAGGAAGTAATTTTAGGAGAAGACGATAGTCATTTAAATTTTAGAGTTTCATTGTATTCTGAAATGGACAAAATTCAACATACAAAAAAAAGACTTACTCTCACAATCGTAGTTGAATTTAAAAATTGGTTCGGGAAACTTTATTTTTTACCAATCCGTCCATTTCATAAGATTTTTGGACCATCCTTATTAAAAGGAATACTAAAAGAAATTGAAATTTTAACAATAAAAGATATCTGTAATGCATAA
- a CDS encoding SPFH domain-containing protein, with the protein MNIKNQLRSVIQWENPQQDQLFIKFTDNGDEIKNASKLIIGPGQGCLFTYEGKIEAIFEEEGLYDLKTDNIPFLTTIKKFITFFGDAESEHKTGLWFYKKTDMLNIRWGTRSPIKYDDPVYTFPVRLRTFGNYSIKITEPKNFFTQVVGGLELFTVEEIQEIFVSRIVQPITNYLANAKFSYAEIDSNVNEIANYSKKNTEAIFKELGFQLLDFRIEGTSFDDDTEKRIGRIADVNAEVQAAKLAGLDYTKIEQLKALRDAAKNEGGIAGIGAGLGAGMQVGSMMGMGQNVNTPNQSQNQAQQNTNDPLEKLKKLKEMFEIELISEEEYKNKKQEILKDL; encoded by the coding sequence ATGAACATAAAAAATCAATTAAGGTCAGTCATTCAATGGGAAAATCCTCAGCAAGACCAACTTTTTATTAAGTTTACGGATAACGGAGATGAAATAAAAAATGCATCAAAACTTATAATAGGGCCTGGACAAGGTTGTCTATTTACTTACGAAGGTAAGATAGAAGCCATTTTTGAAGAAGAAGGGTTATACGATTTAAAAACAGATAACATTCCTTTTTTAACCACCATTAAAAAGTTTATCACTTTTTTTGGTGATGCAGAAAGTGAGCACAAAACAGGATTGTGGTTTTACAAAAAAACAGATATGTTAAATATTCGTTGGGGCACTCGTTCACCAATAAAATATGATGATCCTGTTTATACTTTTCCTGTTAGGTTAAGAACTTTTGGAAATTATTCTATTAAAATTACCGAACCCAAGAATTTCTTTACCCAGGTAGTTGGAGGGCTAGAATTATTTACTGTAGAAGAAATCCAAGAAATATTTGTTTCTAGAATTGTACAACCCATTACTAATTATTTAGCCAATGCTAAATTCTCTTATGCAGAAATTGATAGTAATGTAAATGAAATAGCTAATTATTCTAAAAAAAATACCGAAGCCATTTTTAAAGAACTAGGGTTTCAATTGCTTGATTTTAGAATAGAAGGTACTTCATTTGATGACGATACTGAAAAACGAATTGGAAGAATAGCAGATGTTAATGCAGAAGTACAAGCAGCAAAATTGGCTGGGCTAGATTACACAAAAATAGAACAACTAAAGGCATTACGAGATGCTGCCAAAAATGAAGGAGGAATAGCCGGAATAGGAGCAGGTTTGGGTGCAGGAATGCAAGTGGGCAGTATGATGGGAATGGGACAAAATGTAAACACCCCTAACCAATCACAAAACCAAGCTCAGCAGAATACTAATGATCCTTTGGAAAAGCTAAAGAAACTCAAAGAAATGTTTGAAATAGAGTTGATTTCAGAAGAAGAGTACAAAAATAAAAAGCAAGAGATATTGAAAGATTTATAG
- a CDS encoding DUF6620 family protein: MGLFNNLKNKAKEIANKAKELAENEEKKDEKVIEKDEYASESENETEYDQEYDEDEEYDEDEEQDEDEEQELGKDIPYPQGWENLSEIEIADKLLAVSEKYAVMEEDMDEDDFHDGLDNFYAEFGFKNEEHYNDFLAAAYTSFNEHSFTQATLDRAKEVHEAQLQEQIDSNREDLQPVDGVSLEDWAKAFASVANNGTVDEALRITKKDKAGWDKVSEEWMTRMSNDESGTIATIYADAFTSSATGNLGESSNINAESFPFEKYIEVRIALDLLCQQGKDAQDVLAMFDMTAVDWSNSSTFWMSEYMSDTVKYIPLEKEYTAKYEAKYMAGDSNSDIDF; encoded by the coding sequence ATGGGATTATTTAACAACCTAAAAAACAAAGCAAAAGAAATCGCTAACAAAGCAAAAGAATTAGCGGAAAACGAAGAAAAAAAAGATGAAAAAGTAATTGAAAAGGATGAGTATGCTAGCGAATCGGAAAATGAAACAGAATACGATCAAGAGTATGATGAGGATGAAGAATATGATGAGGATGAAGAGCAAGATGAAGATGAAGAACAAGAATTAGGTAAAGATATTCCTTATCCACAAGGTTGGGAGAATCTTTCTGAGATAGAAATCGCTGATAAACTTTTAGCTGTAAGTGAAAAGTATGCTGTTATGGAAGAAGACATGGATGAAGATGATTTTCATGATGGACTAGATAACTTTTATGCGGAATTTGGATTTAAGAATGAAGAGCATTATAATGATTTTTTAGCAGCTGCGTACACTTCTTTCAATGAACATTCTTTTACACAAGCAACACTTGATCGAGCGAAGGAAGTACATGAAGCACAGTTACAAGAGCAAATTGACTCCAATCGTGAAGATTTACAACCAGTAGATGGTGTATCGTTAGAAGATTGGGCAAAAGCATTCGCAAGTGTAGCAAATAATGGAACTGTTGACGAAGCCCTGCGTATTACAAAAAAGGACAAAGCAGGATGGGATAAAGTCAGCGAAGAATGGATGACAAGAATGAGCAATGATGAAAGTGGTACAATTGCGACAATCTATGCGGATGCATTTACAAGTTCTGCCACTGGAAACTTAGGAGAATCCAGTAATATCAATGCTGAATCTTTTCCATTTGAGAAATATATAGAAGTTCGAATTGCGCTGGATTTACTTTGTCAACAAGGAAAAGATGCACAAGATGTATTAGCTATGTTTGATATGACTGCTGTGGATTGGTCTAACTCATCGACTTTTTGGATGTCTGAATATATGTCTGATACAGTCAAGTATATTCCATTAGAAAAAGAGTATACTGCTAAGTACGAGGCGAAATATATGGCTGGAGATAGTAATTCGGACATCGATTTTTAA
- a CDS encoding LytR/AlgR family response regulator transcription factor encodes MIKVTVVEDESVSSNHIVNLLNKYCSEEIIVEKEIDNILDALKWFAENDNPDLIFMDIQLSDGSCFEIFNYVDINCPIIFTTAYDEYAIKAFKNNGIDYLLKPITEKDFYQAIMKFFKIRREKSFRQEVNEVKEKVKSLEQVAKPKLFKERFLVKLGNKYTPLKIDDIAYFYKDDIVFIRSFNGNNYPINGSLSSIESCIDANKFVRVNRKVIVNINAIEYLAQYKPGQLVIKLNPRFEDVIVLSQEKSSYLKNLLN; translated from the coding sequence ATGATCAAAGTTACTGTTGTTGAAGACGAGAGTGTTTCAAGTAATCATATTGTTAATTTATTAAATAAATATTGCTCTGAGGAAATTATTGTTGAAAAAGAAATTGATAATATTCTTGATGCATTAAAATGGTTTGCAGAAAATGATAATCCAGATTTAATTTTTATGGATATTCAATTAAGTGATGGTTCATGTTTTGAAATTTTTAACTATGTAGACATTAATTGTCCAATAATTTTCACAACAGCTTATGATGAATATGCTATAAAGGCTTTTAAAAACAATGGAATAGATTATTTGTTAAAACCTATTACAGAAAAAGATTTTTATCAAGCTATCATGAAGTTTTTTAAGATAAGGAGAGAGAAGTCTTTTAGACAGGAAGTAAATGAAGTAAAAGAAAAAGTTAAAAGTTTAGAGCAGGTGGCTAAACCTAAATTGTTTAAAGAGCGTTTTTTGGTAAAATTAGGCAATAAATACACACCATTAAAAATTGATGATATAGCATACTTTTATAAAGATGATATTGTTTTTATTAGATCATTTAATGGGAATAATTATCCTATTAATGGCTCTCTATCTAGTATTGAAAGCTGTATAGATGCCAACAAGTTTGTTAGAGTTAACAGGAAGGTTATAGTTAATATTAATGCAATAGAATATTTGGCACAATATAAACCAGGACAATTGGTAATTAAACTTAATCCAAGGTTTGAAGATGTAATTGTATTAAGCCAGGAAAAATCTAGTTATTTAAAGAACCTTTTGAATTAG